DNA sequence from the Paracoccus sp. MBLB3053 genome:
GGTATCGGTGGGGTGGCGAAGAGACAGGATCCTGAGGCTGAAGCCCTGCCGCTCAAGTCCGAGGAGTTCTTGCGCAATGAAGGTTTCGGACAGGCGTGGATAGCCCTTGAGCACAACGACCAACAGGGGATCAGCACTCATGAGCTATTCTTGACCGCCTGCAGCAATGGATTCGGGGGCGCACGCAGCCACTTGCCGACATCTTGCGCGATGCTCTGCTGGCCATTCAGGTTCAGAAACCCTGCTTCGCGCGCTAGACGGGAAAGCGATGGGCGGGGCGCCGTGGGCAGGTCGCGAAGCATCTTTGCCATTCGTTCGGGATCGGTCGCCACTTCGCTGGGCATGACGCGGGCAAGTCCCAGTTCTTCGGCCCGCAGGGCGCGTATCGCCTGCTCCATCCTGGGCCGGGTGCGCGGCACGATCAGCGCGGGGCGGTCGAAGCTGAGGATTTCGCAGAACGTGTTGTATCCGCCCATCCCCACCACGCCGACCGAGCCCGCCACGAGGTCCTCCAACCGGTTGTCGAATTCGATCACCTCGATCCGCGGCAGATCCGCCGCTGCGGCGATGAACTCGGCGCGTTCCTTGATCGGCAGGTAGGGGCCCAGAACCACGAAAGTCGGACAAAGGCGGCGGTCCTGACGATGCGCCGCGAAGACGTTCTGGATAAGCTCGGCGCCATCCCCGCCGCCCCCGGTCGTGACCAGAAGGTAATCGCCTTGGGGTCGGATCTGCGTCCCCTCGGATTGGATCTGCGAACGCCGCAGAAAGCCCGTATAGCGCATGCGCGAGCGGATTGTTTCCGATACGGCGAGACCCGAGAGGGGGTCGTGGAAACCCTCCGGCCCATAGACCCAGATCGCGTCATAATAGGCCTCGACCTTGCGCAACAGATCCTTGCGTTCCCATTCAGGACCCAGAAACTCGGGGGCATCCATGATCTCGCGCAGACCCAGGACGAGGCGTGTGCCACGGGTCTTCAGAAAGGCCAGTGTTTCCTCGATCTCGCCATGCAGCCCCATCGGCTCCTTGTCGGTAATGAAGATGTCGGGGCGAAAGGTTTCGGCCGTGTGGCGGATGATCGCGCGACGGATCTCCAGCGTATCTTCAAGCGAGGTGTGCTGCGCCATAGACTGGTATTCGCCGTTTCTCAGCTTGATCACGCTGGGGATCTTCACGAAATCGACGCGCACGCGATAGTCGAAGGCGCCAGCGATCGTCGTGCCCGAGATGATCATGACCGACAGGCCATGATATGCATCGACAAGTGCATGGGCAATTTCACGGCAGCGTCGCAGATGACCAAGCCCGAACGTGTCGTGGCTGTACATCAAAATCCGTGCGTTATCGAGCCGGGGGATCATCGCTGCTCCTGCGTTGCGGATATGGTATTCTTCATTTCTCTGCTCCTCGCCAGAGCCACTACGGTCATCTGTACGGGTCCGCCGCATCGCGCAGGCCGTCGCCCAGGAAATTGAACGCAAGGATGACCAGCACAACGGGCAGCATGGGCCAAAGCAGCCAAGGATAAAGTGCGACGATATTGATCCCGCGTGCCTCGGTCAGCAGGATGCCCCAGCTTGTGACAGGCGGACGAAGCCCGAGACCCAGGAAGGTCAGCGCGGTTTCGCCAAGGATCATGCCCGGCACGGACAGGCTGGCACTGGCGATCAGATGGGACAGCACACCGGGAAGCAGGTGTCGCCCGATGATCCGGGGGCTTTTCGCGCCCATCAGTTCCGCCGCCAGGACGTAATCCTCTTCCCGAAGCGCGAAAAGCTTCGAGCGCACCGCCCGCGCCTGCCCCGTCCAGTCGAGCATCCCAAGGATCACCGTAATGCCCAGATAGACCAGCAACGGGCTCCAACTCAGCGGGATGATCGCCGCGAGCGTCATCCAGA
Encoded proteins:
- a CDS encoding glycosyltransferase family protein, whose protein sequence is MIPRLDNARILMYSHDTFGLGHLRRCREIAHALVDAYHGLSVMIISGTTIAGAFDYRVRVDFVKIPSVIKLRNGEYQSMAQHTSLEDTLEIRRAIIRHTAETFRPDIFITDKEPMGLHGEIEETLAFLKTRGTRLVLGLREIMDAPEFLGPEWERKDLLRKVEAYYDAIWVYGPEGFHDPLSGLAVSETIRSRMRYTGFLRRSQIQSEGTQIRPQGDYLLVTTGGGGDGAELIQNVFAAHRQDRRLCPTFVVLGPYLPIKERAEFIAAAADLPRIEVIEFDNRLEDLVAGSVGVVGMGGYNTFCEILSFDRPALIVPRTRPRMEQAIRALRAEELGLARVMPSEVATDPERMAKMLRDLPTAPRPSLSRLAREAGFLNLNGQQSIAQDVGKWLRAPPNPLLQAVKNSS